The sequence below is a genomic window from Thioclava nitratireducens.
CACCGCCCCCGAATGGGAGGCGCTGTGCGATGGCTGCGGCAAATGTTGCCTGAACAAGCTCGAATACGAGGATACGGGCGAGGTCGTCTTCACCCGCGTCGCCTGTCGGCTGCTCGATGGTGAGAGCTGCAGCTGCACGCAATATGACATTCGCCACCAGTTCGTCCCCGAATGCGTGACGCTGAGCCCCAAGACGATCCACAAGATCGCCTATTGGATGCCCGCGACCTGCGCCTACCGGCTGCGCTTCGAAGACAAACCTCTACACGACTGGCACTACCTGATCTCGGGCTCGCGCGAGACGGTCCATGAGGCCGGGGAGAGCGTGCGCGGCTGGACCGTGCCCGAGTTCGAAGTGCCCGAAGACGAGTGGGACGAATACACGATCGAGGATCTCTCATGAATTTTGCCTCCGACAACACGTCCGGCGCCCATCCCGCCATTCTCGAGGGCCTCACGGCCGCGAATGAGGGTCATCTGCATTCCTATGGCGACGATCCGATCACCGAGGGCGTTCAGGCGAAGATCCGCGAGATCTTCGAGGCACCCGAAGCGCGTGTCTATCTGGTCGCGACCGGGACGGCGGCCAATGCGCTCTCCTGTGCGGTGCTGACCGATCCCTGGGGCGCGATCTTCTGCCACCGCAACGCCCATATCGAGGAAGACGAGTGCGGCGCGCCGGAATTCTACACCAACGGCTCGAAACTGGTTCTGGTCGACGGGCCGGATGCGAAGATGGACGCCGACGCGCTGGCGCGCACCATCGCGCACACGGGCCGCGGCGGTATCCATAACGTGCAGCGCGGCATGGTCTCGATCACCAACTCGACCGAGGCAGGCGCGGTCTATTCGCCCGAGGACGTGAAGGCGCTGACCGATGTCGCACGCCGCTACCATCTGCCGGTGCATATGGACGGCGCGCGTTTTGCCAATGCGCTGGTCGCTGCGGGTTGCACTCCTGCGGAGATGACGTGGAAGGCGGGCGTCGACGTGCTCAGCTTCGGCGGCACCAAGAACGGCTGCATGGCGGTTGAGGCGGTGGTGATCTTCGATCCCAAACGCGCCTGGGAGTTCGAGCTGCGCCGCAAGCGCGGTGGCCATCTTTTCTCGAAACACCGTTTCCTCGCGGCCCAGATGCAGGCCTATCTGGCCGATGATCTGTGGTTGAAGACCGCGCGGCATGCAAATGAAATGGCACGCAAACTCTCGGAAGGCATCGGCCAGATCGAGGGCGCGAAGCTGATCCACCCGACGCAGGCCAATGCGGTCTTCGCCGCCTTGCCGCGCGGCGCGCATAAGCGCGCGAATGCGGCCGGGGCCTATTACTATCTCTGGCCCTTCGATCAGTCGCTGGAAGGCCCTGAAGACGAGCTTCTGGCCGCGCGTCTGGTCTGCTCCTGGGCCACAACGCCCGAGGAAATCGACGCCTTCCTCAGCCACCTGGCGTAATCGGCGCCGAAGATCAGCGCCGCCCGGGCAGCTCGCGAAATGCGATCTTCTCGGGCGGGCCATCCCATTCCGGATGCTCTTTCTGCGCGGCTCTCAGGGCCGCGCGGAACCGGCGGATCGCACCAAGGCCCGGAATGCGCGGGATATGTGCGAGCTCCCAGTGAATGCCGTTGATCGGATCGTCGAAGAACACCGCGTAATAGCCCGGCGCATAGACGGGATATTCCCGCGGGGCGTCTGTCACCGACAGCTCGCGCGGGATCAGGAAATCTCGGTGAAACGCATCCACTTCGGCGCGTGACTTCGCCCAGAGCGCGATATGATGTATGCCCACCGCCCGCGCGTCATGATCCAGCTTCTTGCCGGAATGCGCGGGCTGGATGCCGATATAGGAATGCGGCATCGGGAAGCGCGCCATGTAATAGGTCGACCGATATCCGATATCGAGCGTCCAGAAGCTCTTATATCCAAGCCATCCGAACATCGCATCGTAGAAGGCGATCGACCTTTCATAGTCGAGCACCGAAAATTCGACGTGATTGACCCCGCGCCAACGCATGAGAGGCCTCCTTTCGGTTGCCTTCACACTAGACGAGGCAGGCGACCATGCAATGACGCTTCACGCAGACGGGATAGGGTAGGGCGGCTGCCAGACCTTTGCGGGGGCAAGCTGCCGGACCGTCGCGGGGGTAACCTCGAACAGCACGAGATGGCTCAGATCGGGGCGCGAGCGCGACGCATAGAGCATCGCTTGCGCGCCGCTGTTCCGCGCTCGATCCGAGAAGTGCCAAGTGGACGAGGGCGCGCCGCTCGCCCTCTCATCCTGCCAGACCGCCGCCGCCGCCGCCTGATCGGGCGTGCCTCGCAGGTCGTCCACCGCCTGCGCTGTGATCTCCAACGGAACGATCACCCGCGGCGGATCGCTCGCCCGCACGTAACGCCGCAGGGCTACGCCAGCCCCTTCGGCACTCAGCGAGGCATAAAGGGCTACCTGCCCGGAATGATGAAACCGGCCCTCCGGATGGCGGGCCGGTTCGCAAGCATCTTCGGCACGATCGGCAGAGAGGATCCGCCAGACCGTGCCGTGGAAAGAGATCACTCGGCTTCGCCCTGCTCGGCGAGGAATTTCTCGGCGTCGAGCGCGGCCATGCAGCCCATGCCGGCGGAGGTGACCGCCTGACGATAAGTGTGATCGGTCAGGTCGCCTGCCGCGAAAATGCCCGGCTGCGAGGTCCGGGTCGAGCCCGGCTCCACCCAGACATAGCCGCCCGATTGCATCTTCAGGCTGTCATTGACCAGTTCCGACGAAGGCGCGTGGCCGATCGCCACGAAGAACCCGTCGCAGGGGATCACCTTCTCCGAGCCGTCCGCGGTGGATTTCACGCGCACGCCGGTCACGCCCAGCGGATTTTCGTCGCCGAGGATTTCCTCGACCGTGTGATTCCACTCGATCTCGACCTTGGGGTTCTTGAACAGGCGCTCCTGCAGGATCTTCTCCGAACGCAGCGTGTCGCGGCGGTGGATCAGCGTCACCTTGGAAGCGAAGTTGGTCAGGAACAGCGCCTCTTCGACCGCGGTGTTGCCGCCGCCGATCACCACGACCTCCTTGCCGCGATAGAAGAACCCGTCACAGGTCGCGCAGGCCGAGACGCCGAAGCCCTTGAACTTCTCTTCCGAGGGGAGCCCAAGCCATTTCGCCTGCGCGCCGGTGGCGAGGATCACCGCCGAAGCCTCGTAGGTCGTACCCGAATCGCCTTTTGCAACGAAGGGTCGCTTCGACGTGTCGAGTTCGGTGATCATATCCATGATGATCTCGGTGCCCATCGCGCGGGCATGCTCTTCCATCTTCACCATCAGCTCGGGGCCCTGGATCTCGCTCTCGCCGGGCCAGTTCTCGACCTCGGTGGTGATGGTCAGCTGGCCGCCCGGCTGCATGCCCTGCACCAGAACCGGCTCGAGCATCGCACGCGACGCATAGACCGCCGCCGTGTAGCCGGCAGGGCCGGAACCGATGATCAGAACCTTGGTTTTCTTCGTCTCGGACATGCCCGCCTCCTTGGAAATCTGCCCGACGGATATAGTCGGAGCGAAGCGCGCCGAAAAGCCCCTGCATGCCGCGACAAATAGCACTTGCGGAGCGTGTCGCGAAATATTATTGCGCCTCCTCTCTTCCGGCGGTAAGTTCTGCCGCAACGCACGAAGGATTATTTCAACATGGCCACCTCTCGGCTCGACGATATCGACCGCAAAATCCTTGCTGAACTGCAGGCGGACGGGCGGATGACGAATGTCGAATTGGCGAAACGCGTGGGGATTTCGGCCCCGCCGTGCCTGCGCCGCGTGCGCACTCTTGAAGAGGCGGGTTACATTCGTGGCTACCATGCCGATGTAAACCCGCGCGAACTGGGATTCGAGGTGCAGGTCTTCGCGATGGTGCGCCTGCACAGCCAGGCCGAGGCGGACCTGTCGAATTTCGAGGCGCGCTGCCGGGAATGGCCGCTCGTGCGCGAGTGCCACATGCTCAACGGCGAGATCGATTTCGTGCTGAAATGCGTGGCGCCCGACCTGTCGAGCTTCCAGAGCTTCCTGACCGGGCAACTTACCGCCGCCGAGAACGTCGCCAGCGTGAAAACCTCGCTGGTAATCCGCTGTGCCAAGGACGAGCCGGGCGTGCCCTTCGACGTGCTCGAAGAGCGTATCGCCAAACTGGCCTGAGCCTTGCCCTGACCCCATCCGTTGCCGGAGGTGCGCTGCCCCTCCCTTCGCTGTCGCGAATTCCCGCCCCGGGATATTTTCGCCAAGCCGAAGGGGCGCGTGGCCGCTTCGCTCTTGAGAAATATCCCGAGGGGGCCGTAGGCCCCGGGGGCAGAGCCCACGTCTTTTTTGATATATGTCGCCGGCCGGCGAAGCGTTTCTTGATATATTTCGCCGTCCGGCGACGGGGCGGCGCCCCTCAGCGCGTCTCTTTCGGGCGCAGCACCAGCCAGATCAGCGCGGCGCCGGCCAGCGTCAGAAACGGGATCATCGCGAGGTTGACTGCCTGCCAGCCCGCCTGGGCATTGCCGCTCTGGGTGCAGTTCATCAGCCCGCCCGAGGCGAGCGAGGCGAGGAAGACGCCGCCGAACACCACGAAATCGTTCATCCCCTGCACATGCCCGCGCTCTTCCGGGCTATGGGCTGAGGCGAGCATCGCGGTCGCCCCGATGAAGCCGAAGTTCCAGCCGAGGCCGAGGAGGATGAGCGTGGCGTAGAACTGTGCGAGATCGACGCCGCTCAGTGCCATCGCACCCGCTGCGGCGAGGATGGCCAGTCCTGTGCCGACGATCGCCTCTTTGCCGAAACGGGCGATCAGGTGGCCGGTGAAAAAGCTCGGCACATACATGGCGAGCACATGCGCCGAGACGATATTGGCCGCGTCCGCTTGCTCGAACCCGCAGCCGACGACCGCGAGCGGCGTCGAGGTCATCACGAGGTTCATCAACGCGTAGGAGACCATGGCGCAGATCATCGCGACGAGGATGACCGGATCTTTCAGCAACTCGCGGCGGCTGCGGCCCTCGTGACGTTCGTGCTTCTTGCGCCGTCCCGGGGCGGGGATGTCGAGGAAGGAAAACAGGATCGGCCCGAGCGCATTGATCGCGATGATCGCGAGATATGTCGCCATGAAGGGTACGACCATCGCCTCGCTCGTGACTTTCACCAACTGCGGCCCGATGATCGCAGCCACCAGCCCGCCCGCCATCACGTAGGATATCGCCTTGGGCTGAAACTCCGCGCTGGCGGTATCGGTCGCCGCGAAGCGGTAGAAGCCCTGCGCCGACATGTATGTACCGGTGAAGAACGACCCCAGCATGAAGAGCGCGAAGGAACCGTGGAACAGCGCATAGGCCGCGGTCGCCGCCCCCAGCGCGCCCATCGCATTGGCGAGGATGAAACCCGCGCGGCGACCCTTCGCTGCCATGAATTCCGACATCGGCTGTGCCGAGAGGACCGAGCCAAGAATGATCAGCGACAGGGGCAGCGTCGCGAAGCAGGGGTTGGGCGAGAGCATCTGGCCCGCGAGCCCGCCCACAGTGAAGATCATCGGCATTTGCGCGCCAAGCAGCGCCTGTGCCAGGACCAGCACGATCGTGTTGCGCATTTCGCGCGTGGCGGGAGGGGCGGGAATGTCACTCATGACAGCTTGCTAGCGTGGCGATTGGGGGCTGGCAAGCGGGCGCGGCATGAGGCAGGGTGTCGCGCATGGTTGGACGTATCATTACCTGCGAAGACGACATTGCCGAAGGCACCGAATTTCTCTGCCGCGCCGAGCCGCGTTTTGCGGAGGTCTGTGCGCTGACGGGGCCTTGGCCCTTACGCCGCCGCGAGGACGGGTTCGAGGCGCTGCGCGACGCGATCATCGGCCAGCAGGTTTCGGTCGCCGCCGCGAATTCGATCCGCAACAAGGTTATCGGCGCGGGCTTCGGCGATCCGGTCTCGATCGCTGGCGCCTCGGAAGAGGACCTGCGCGCCTGTGGCCTTTCGCGCCAGAAGGTGCGCTACCTGCAGGCGCTCTCCAATTCCGGTGTCGATTTCGAGGGGCTGCGCGCGATGCCCGACGAGGAGGTGGTCGCGCAGCTCCTGCCGATCCCCGGCATCGGGCGTTGGACCGTGGAGATGTACCTGATCTTCGCTCTGGGCCGCGCCGATGTTTTCGCGGTCGACGATCTGGCGCTCGCCGAAGGGGCGCGGCTGCTATTCGATCTACCCGAGCGGCCCAAGCGCAAGCAATTCAATGAGCTATCGGCGGCCTGGTCGCCGTGGCGCGCGGTTGCGGCGCGTGGCCTCTGGGCCTATTACGCGGCGTGTAAAGATCGTGAAGGAGTTGCCCCATGACCCGCAAGCTGGACGCCGGACGCAGAGAGCCGCAATCCGGTACGGTGAAATCCGCCGTGGTGTTTCTGCATGGCTACGGTGCGGACGGGGCGGACCTTCTGGGCCTCGCCGATCCGCTGGGCCAGCATTTGCCCGACACGCTGTTTCTCGCGCCCGACGCGCCTGAGCCCTGCCGCGCGGCCCCTTACGGTCGTCAATGGTTCCCGATTCCGTGGATCGACAATTCCAGCGAAGCGGAATCCGCTCAAGGTCTCAAGGATGCTGCAGCCGACGTGGATGCGTTCCTCGACTCCGTGCTGGAAGAGCAGGGGCTGACGCCCGCGCAGCTCGCCGTGATCGGCTTCTCGCAAGGCACGATGACCGCGCTCGAAGTGCTGCCGCGCCGCGCCGAACCGGTCGCGGGACTGGTGGCCTTCTCGGGGCGTCTGCTGCGCCCGGAAGCCCTGGGCACTGAGGCGATCTCGAAGCCGCCGGTGCTGCTGATCCATGGCGATCAGGATCCGGTCGTGCCCTTTGCCGATATGGGCAAGGCTGGCGATGCGCTGGTCTCGGCGGGTTTCGACACTTATGCCCATGTAATGAAGGGCACCGGGCACGGAATCGCACCGGACGGACTCTCGGTGGCGCTGGCCTTCCTGCAGGACAAGCTGCCCGGCTGATCGGCGGGGCATGCCGCAGCGCCGCGACGCCGGGCTCCATTCTCCGTCTTGGGCCGTCATTTCCCTGTCATGGCAGTTTGCTACCCATGCCGCATGGCAGCAATCGCGAGATCAAGAGGCTTGCCAGATCGCGAACGCCATATATAGTCATGGATAAGGCAGGGGCGGACCCCGCCCCTGAGCCGAGGCAGGCGACAGGGCGAGGACGGAGTCACCCATGCTGGACGAATGCGACAGGACCGATTTTCGAACGCAATTCACCCGTGAACCGGCGGCGCTGAGACAGCATCCGGCACTGGTGCTCAACGCCGATTTCCGGCCGCTCTCCTATTATCCGCTTTCGCTATGGCCTTGGCAGGAGGCGATAAAGGCGGTCTTCCTCGACAGGGTGACGATCCTCGCCGAATACGAAGAGGTGGTGCGCAGCCAGAGGCAGGCCTTCAAAATCCCCTCCGTCGTCGTCCTCAAAGAATATGTCCGACCCCAGAAGCGCGTGGCTTTCACGCGCTTCAATCTTTTTCTGAGGGACGAATTCAAGTGCCAGTATTGCGGCAAGAAGGGCGATCTGACCTTCGACCACGTGATTCCGCGCTCGCGCGGTGGAATCACCAGCTGGGAGAATGTCGTGGCAGCCTGCGCGCCGTGCAATCTGCGCAAGGCCAACAAGCCGCTGGAACGGTCGGGGATGCAGCTTCTCAAGCCCGCGCGCCAGCCCCAGCCCGAGGACATGCTCCGCATCGGGCGGCGCTTCCCGCCGGGCTATCTGCATGAAAGCTGGATGGACTTCCTCTACTGGGACACCGAGCTGGAAGCCTGAGAAAAAGGGCGCGCCTTATCCGACACGCCCTTCGTATTGGGGAAATATCTCGGGGGGCTTGCGCAGCAAGCGGGGGCAGAGCCCCCTCTGAGACGCTTAGTGCCCTACTGCGACCTGACCGCCATTCGACAGCTTGTCGATGATCGTCTCGGTCGCCTGGTTCATCCCCACGACCTTCACATCCGTTCCGGACATCCGGAACTTACCCACCGCTCGGTCGAGCGCCGATACCGAGGAAATGTCCCAGATATGCGCGTGGGTCAGGTCGATCACCACGCGGTCGAGCTTCTCTTGGAAGTCGAAGGCGCGATTGAACTCTTCGACGGTCGCGAAGAAGATCTGGCCCTTGATGTAATAGGTCCGCAGGTGATGCGCCTCGTTGTAGCGCGAGGTGATCTCGGTCATCCGCGCGATCTTGCCCGCGAAGAAGATGCCCGAGAGCAGCACGCCCACCAGCACGCCGATCGCGAGGTTATGGGTGGCGACGACGAAGGCGACGGTGGCCAGCATCACCACGTTGGACGACATCGGCATGGTGCGCAGCTGACCCAGCGAGGCCCAGCTGAACGTGCCGATCGAGACCATGATCATGATCGCCACCAGCGCGGGCATAGGAATGCGGCCCACCCATTCGCCCAGAACTACACAGAAGATCAGCAGCGCGATCCCCGCGGTCAGGGTCGACAGGCGCGTGCGCCCGCCCGAGGTGACGTTGATCACCGACTGGCCGATCATCGCGCAGCCCGCCATGCCGCCGATGAAGCCGGTGCAGAAGTTGGCGATGCCCTGACCGAAGCATTCCTGACGACGGTCCGAGCGAGTGTCGGTCATCTCGTCGACGATGTTCTGGGTCATCAGGCTTTCCAGCAGGCCCACGACCGCCACGCCCACCGAATAGGGCAGGATGATCTGCAGCGTCTCGAAATTGAACGGCACGTTCGGAATCAGGAGCGAGGGCAGCTGATCGGGCAGGGCCCCCATGTCGGACACCGTGTGCACGTCGTCGAGCCCAAGCCCCATCGAGACCGCGCTGAGAACGAGGATCGCGATCAGCGGCGAGGGGATGGCGCGGAAGAAGCGCGGCAGCAGATAGATGATCGCAAGGCCAAGCGCGACGAGCGCATAGGTCGCCACCACCGGCACGTTGGCCGGGTTCAGCTCAGGCCATTGCGCCATGAAGATCAGGATTGCGAGCGCGTTCACGAAGCCGGTCATCACCGATTTCGATACGAAGCGCATCACCGTCCCGAGGTTGAGCGCCCCCGCGATCACCTGGATCACGCCCGCCAGCACCGTCGCGGCCAGCAGGTAATCCAACCCGTAGCTGCGCACGAGCGTGCCCATCAGCACCGCGGTCGCGGCGGTCGCGGCCGAGATCATGCCGGGGCGGCCGCCGAAGAAGGCGGTGATCGTTGCGATCATGAAGGAGGCGTAGAGGCCCACTTTCGGGTCGACGCCCGCGATGATCGAGAAAGCGATGGCCTCGGGGATCAGCGCCAACGCCACCACGAGACCGGAAAGGATGTCAGCGCGGAAGTTGCCAGTCCACTGGCTGCGCCATTGCGACAGGGTCATAAGATCGTCCTGCAATTAGAAAGGCCCGCGACCGGGGAGGGGCGGGCCGGAGGATGTGAGATTTGGCGCAGCCAATACCCGGCTGACGTCGCGATGCCAAGCCCCGTAGGCCGGGTTTTAAGAAAAATTCAAAGAAGATTAGGCCGGATTGCCCGATTTCGCGGCAAATTTCGCGAGACTGGTGGCCAGATCGCCATAGCCGGTAAAACGCCGCTCATAGCGCAGTCCGAGCCGCTCCGCCGCCTCGCGCGCCTTCGCATCTAGCGCCGGATCGTCGGTCTGGGCCTGATAGATCAGCCGGTCGTAATTGCCGAACATCATCGGGATCAGCTCCGGATGACGGTCGAAGCCCATCGGCTTCCAGACGAAAGCGTCGAACTGCCGCGTCAGGAAATCGGTGAGGTAGAAGGCCGTGATCTCCTCTTCCGCCGTTTCGGCGAAGGCGGCATTGCCTTCGAAAAACGAATAACAATGCGGGCCTTCGACCATCTCGACGCCCAGGGACTTGCACTTTTCCGACAATTGCCCGCCCGTGCCGCAATCGGCATAGACCACGAAGATATCGTCGTATTGGTCGCGATAATGCAGCACCGCCTCTTCGACGGCGGCGGTGATCTTCTCGGGGTAGAGGTGCAGATTGGCGGGCAGGCAGGTCAGGTCGATATGATCCCAGCCATTGATCCGCTTGAGCGCGAGGATCTCCCGCGCGAGCGCCCCGCAGGCGATCAGCAGAAGCCGTCCCGACCCCTCGGGAGCTAAGCCATCTTTCGTTAAGGTCGTGTCGCCGGGAAGCGAGGCACCTGTCCGGGCGGTCATTCCACCCGGGCCATCATCCGGGCAACGCCTGCTGCGACGAGAACCATCAGCCCGAGCATCGCCATCGGGAACCCCGATGCGGCGAAGGCCCAGATCGTCAGGCCGGCCAGAACGATCACGAACAGGATCAGCAGCAGAAAATGTGGCAGCGGCATTTCGCGTTTCCCCCTTCCTTTCAAGTATGGGGCGGGGAAGGGCACATGAAAAGGCCCCGATGAAAAAATCGGGGCCCTCTCCATGTATGTCAGGCGTGATGCGGCCGCGATCGGCGATCAGGCGCTCATCTGGTTGTGCTTGCGAGCGATGAAATCCTTCGCCGTCTCGACCGCCACGGCGGCGTCGCGGCAATAGGCATCGGCACCGATCGCCCTTCCGAATTCCTCGTTGAGCGGCGCACCGCCAACCAGAACGATGTAATCGTCGCGGATGCCCTGTTCCTTCATCGTGTCGATCACGACCTTCATATAGGGCATCGTGGTGGTCAGCAGCGCGGACATGCCGAGGATATCGGCCTCTTCGCGGGCGATCGCCTCGAGATAGTTCTCGACCGGGTTGTTGATGCCCAGATCGACGATCTCGAACCCTGCCCCTTCCATCATCATTGCAACGAGGTTCTTGCCGATATCGTGGATATCGCCCTTCACCGTGCCGATCACCATCTTGCCCATGCGCGGCGCGCCGGTCTCGACCAGCAGCGGCTTGAGAATGGCCATGCCGCCTTTCATCGCGTTCGCCGCCAGCAGAACTTCCGGCACGAACAGGATACCGTCGCGGAAGTCGTTGCCCACGATGGTCATGCCCGCGACGAGGGCCTTGGTCAGAATGTCATACGGCGTCCAGCCGCGTTCGAGCAGGATGCGGGTGGCCTCTTCGATCTCTTCCTTGAGACCGTCATAGAGGTCATCCATCATCTGCGCGGTAAGCTCGTCATCGTCGAGTTCCGAGAGGATGATATCGTCGTCGTCTTCGGCCATGTCCAATAGTCTCCTGCTAGCCGGTGTTACCCTGTGGTGGGGCCGTGGCCCCGTCAAGTCTTGGCGAATTGCGACATGCGCGGTGTTTTGTCCGACCTCGCATGGTGTTGCCGGGCGGATGCCCGGACTCTACTTGGCAAATGTTCTCATTTCGTTCTAAATTCCGGGCATGAGTCTGCCATTCGACCTTCCCCCCGCGAACCCGTCCGAGCGTCTGCGCGCGCGCGGCGCCGCGGCGCGCCCCGTGGGCCGGTTCGAGCCCTTCTCCCGCGCGCCCGAACATGACGGCTGGGACATTCCCGAAGAGGAGCGCCTGACCCGTACCGAAGTCTCGGTAGAGCGACCGCGCTCCGTCATCACCCGAAACCAGTCGCCAGATGTGCCCTTCGAGCGCTCGCTCAACCCCTATCGCGGCTGCGAGCATGGCTGCATCTACTGCTTCGCGCGCCCCAGTCACGGCTATCTCGGCCTCTCGGCTGGCTTGGATTTCGAGACCCGGCTGATTGCGCGTCCCGAGGCGCCGCAGGTGCTCGAAGAAGAGCTGCGCAAGAAAAGCTATCGTCCGAACGTGCTCGCCATCGGCACGAATACCGATCCCTATCAGCCGCTCGAGCGCAAGATGGAGATCATGCGCGCCGTGCTGGAAGTGCTGCAGGCCTATCGCCATCCGGTCTCCATCGTCACCCGCGGCTCGACCATCCTGCGCGATCTCGACATCCTCGCGCCGATGGCCGAGGCGGGATTGGCGCAGGTCGGCGTGTCGGTCACGACGCTCGACGCCAAACTCGCCCGCGATCTGGAGCCCCGCGCCCCGAGCCCGCCGACCCGGATCCGCATGATCCGCGAACTGTCGCGCGCGGGCGTCCCGGTGCGCGTCATGGCCGCTCCGATGATCCCGGGACTCACCGATCACGAGCTCGAAGCGATCCTGACCGAGGCGCGCAGGGCAGGGGCCAGGGCCGCCTCGATGATGCCGGTGCGGCTGCCGCACGAGGTGGCGCCGCTTTTCGCCGACTGGATGGAGCGGCATCACCCCGGCAAGGTCGAGAAGGTGCTGGGCCGGATCCGCGACATGCGCGGCGGCAAGCTCAACGACCCGCGCTTCGGCGAGCGGATGAAGGGCGAGGGAGAGATGGCTGAATTGTTGCAGCAGCGGTTCAAGCTGAGCTGCAAGCGGCTGGGCTTCGCGCGTCATCTGCCCGATCTCGACGTGACGCAGTTCCGCGTGCCGCCCCGGCCGGGCGATCAGCTCGAACTGTTCTGATCTCGTCTGAGACGCGTGCATGCTCCATCCGCCGAAAAAAACCGGCCCTTCCTTCGTATTGGTTCAAATATCCCGGGGTGAGGCCGCAAGGCCGAGGGGCAGCGCCCCTCAATCCGCGCTTAGCTGCGCCGACGTCCCCGACGTTCGCGCTTGGGCGCATCGCCGCTCAGGCCGTCATCCTCCGACGAGAACCCACCCAGAACCGAGGAGATCTGATCGAGCGTCGGGCGTTCGCCGCGCGGACGCGTCTCCAGCGCCTCGCGCATCGCGACCAGATGCTCGGCCATCGTGCCGCAGCAGCCGCCGATGATCGTGGCGCCGCAATCGCGCGCCATCACCGCATATTCCGCCATCAGCTCGGGCGTGCCGTCGTAATGGATATGGCCGTCGACGTATTTCGGGATGCCCGCATTGCCCTTGGCGATGATCGGGCGCTCGGTCCCGGTTGCGGCAAAGCCAAGAACGGTGCGCAGAAGGTCCGATGCGCCGACCCCGCAATTCGCGCCGAAGGCCAGCGGCGGGTGGGCCAGCTTGTCGACCATCGAGACCATCGCCTGCGAGGTCAGGCCCATCATCGTGCGCCCTGCGGTGTCGAAGCTCATCGTGCCGCACCACGGCATCCCCGCCAGATGGCAGGCCTCGGCGGCGGCCTTGTATTCTTCCTGCGCCGAGATCGTCTCGACCCAGAGGATATCCGCGCCGCCCTCTTTCAGACCCTCGGCCTGTTCGTGGAACATCTCGACCGCGAGTTCGTGGGTCAGCGTACCCATCGGCGCGAAAATCTCACCCGTCGGGCCCATCGAGCCCGCAACGACCACCGGGCGCGACTGCTTGTCGGCGACCTCGCGGCCGATCTCGGCGGCGAGGCGGTTCAACTCGCGCACGCGGTTCTGGGCGTTGTGCAGTTTCAGTCGCGAGGCATTGCCGCCGAAGCTGTTTGTCAGGAACAGGTCCGAGCCCGCATCGACGGCGAGCGAATAGAGCTTCGCGATCTTCGCGGGCTCGTCGGCATTCCACAGTTCCGGCGCTTCGCCCGAGGCCAGCCCCATGTTGAACAGGTTGGTGCCGGTCGCGCCATCGGTCATCAGCCAATCGCGGGTTTCCAGAAGGCGGCTCAGCGCGTCGGTTTTCGGGGCGGTCATAAGGGCCTCGTCAAATGCAAAAGGGCCGCGTCTGGCGCGGCGGTTGGCTTTGTCCTGCCATGACAG
It includes:
- a CDS encoding Lrp/AsnC family transcriptional regulator, with amino-acid sequence MATSRLDDIDRKILAELQADGRMTNVELAKRVGISAPPCLRRVRTLEEAGYIRGYHADVNPRELGFEVQVFAMVRLHSQAEADLSNFEARCREWPLVRECHMLNGEIDFVLKCVAPDLSSFQSFLTGQLTAAENVASVKTSLVIRCAKDEPGVPFDVLEERIAKLA
- a CDS encoding RES family NAD+ phosphorylase, which codes for MISFHGTVWRILSADRAEDACEPARHPEGRFHHSGQVALYASLSAEGAGVALRRYVRASDPPRVIVPLEITAQAVDDLRGTPDQAAAAAVWQDERASGAPSSTWHFSDRARNSGAQAMLYASRSRPDLSHLVLFEVTPATVRQLAPAKVWQPPYPIPSA
- a CDS encoding VOC family protein — its product is MRWRGVNHVEFSVLDYERSIAFYDAMFGWLGYKSFWTLDIGYRSTYYMARFPMPHSYIGIQPAHSGKKLDHDARAVGIHHIALWAKSRAEVDAFHRDFLIPRELSVTDAPREYPVYAPGYYAVFFDDPINGIHWELAHIPRIPGLGAIRRFRAALRAAQKEHPEWDGPPEKIAFRELPGRR
- a CDS encoding threonine aldolase family protein, encoding MNFASDNTSGAHPAILEGLTAANEGHLHSYGDDPITEGVQAKIREIFEAPEARVYLVATGTAANALSCAVLTDPWGAIFCHRNAHIEEDECGAPEFYTNGSKLVLVDGPDAKMDADALARTIAHTGRGGIHNVQRGMVSITNSTEAGAVYSPEDVKALTDVARRYHLPVHMDGARFANALVAAGCTPAEMTWKAGVDVLSFGGTKNGCMAVEAVVIFDPKRAWEFELRRKRGGHLFSKHRFLAAQMQAYLADDLWLKTARHANEMARKLSEGIGQIEGAKLIHPTQANAVFAALPRGAHKRANAAGAYYYLWPFDQSLEGPEDELLAARLVCSWATTPEEIDAFLSHLA
- a CDS encoding MFS transporter; translation: MSDIPAPPATREMRNTIVLVLAQALLGAQMPMIFTVGGLAGQMLSPNPCFATLPLSLIILGSVLSAQPMSEFMAAKGRRAGFILANAMGALGAATAAYALFHGSFALFMLGSFFTGTYMSAQGFYRFAATDTASAEFQPKAISYVMAGGLVAAIIGPQLVKVTSEAMVVPFMATYLAIIAINALGPILFSFLDIPAPGRRKKHERHEGRSRRELLKDPVILVAMICAMVSYALMNLVMTSTPLAVVGCGFEQADAANIVSAHVLAMYVPSFFTGHLIARFGKEAIVGTGLAILAAAGAMALSGVDLAQFYATLILLGLGWNFGFIGATAMLASAHSPEERGHVQGMNDFVVFGGVFLASLASGGLMNCTQSGNAQAGWQAVNLAMIPFLTLAGAALIWLVLRPKETR
- the trxB gene encoding thioredoxin-disulfide reductase translates to MSETKKTKVLIIGSGPAGYTAAVYASRAMLEPVLVQGMQPGGQLTITTEVENWPGESEIQGPELMVKMEEHARAMGTEIIMDMITELDTSKRPFVAKGDSGTTYEASAVILATGAQAKWLGLPSEEKFKGFGVSACATCDGFFYRGKEVVVIGGGNTAVEEALFLTNFASKVTLIHRRDTLRSEKILQERLFKNPKVEIEWNHTVEEILGDENPLGVTGVRVKSTADGSEKVIPCDGFFVAIGHAPSSELVNDSLKMQSGGYVWVEPGSTRTSQPGIFAAGDLTDHTYRQAVTSAGMGCMAALDAEKFLAEQGEAE
- a CDS encoding DNA-3-methyladenine glycosylase family protein, yielding MVGRIITCEDDIAEGTEFLCRAEPRFAEVCALTGPWPLRRREDGFEALRDAIIGQQVSVAAANSIRNKVIGAGFGDPVSIAGASEEDLRACGLSRQKVRYLQALSNSGVDFEGLRAMPDEEVVAQLLPIPGIGRWTVEMYLIFALGRADVFAVDDLALAEGARLLFDLPERPKRKQFNELSAAWSPWRAVAARGLWAYYAACKDREGVAP
- a CDS encoding YcgN family cysteine cluster protein encodes the protein MTKLRPEFWKLPLKKLTAPEWEALCDGCGKCCLNKLEYEDTGEVVFTRVACRLLDGESCSCTQYDIRHQFVPECVTLSPKTIHKIAYWMPATCAYRLRFEDKPLHDWHYLISGSRETVHEAGESVRGWTVPEFEVPEDEWDEYTIEDLS